One genomic segment of Catalinimonas alkaloidigena includes these proteins:
- a CDS encoding lantibiotic dehydratase C-terminal domain-containing protein, whose amino-acid sequence MDYTIIARRFIDQQFPDAQGAILSGSAVTGEMKPHSDLDLLVFYEDIHSHYRKLYHFEGQKIEAMVHRISQSRDNMAYDRKRRNKAFLDLIVKGVIIKDTDQVIASLQTEAGEIYDQGPLPYTPYEKALYHYIINNRLEDFVDNDDYHESYFILSNLFYFLTKVMLIINGQWTNKGQGKWQFRAVEEYDKQLGEQLKKAIDDFCQHQRKDKVITLTKNVLLQLDDRAAAYEAGIPPQYNKVKKWFMVDMYYAEPQEEMLIELIKPSIENLSEMGWAENVFFTRNYKNGAHISLYLVTDKTIFEEHILPYIENTFGSYLSMNPSLRVTPDLYKRLPKKFQLFPNNSFQYYEFEVELMKYMGSEGLKFLEEQFHSSSKFVLDLISQKPGINYNEKLGEVIKINWLVLHTLGLSLQEINLFCENYWKDWGAYQFSTIPGPFIFNDKVSPMPLLKQEVEDKLYQKFEDKFEQQQEQMLGFLGSLWEKSETEGQRNLEEALATYLGELKMSREKITLFHTEEKLFLPDPIQDESSEVKILERYPLWFFYKEIIHATNNRLGVLHENERYLMFLLQACAQHLSLKLQEEQVQL is encoded by the coding sequence ATGGATTATACAATAATTGCCAGAAGGTTTATAGATCAGCAATTTCCGGATGCTCAGGGAGCCATATTGAGCGGCAGTGCGGTGACTGGAGAAATGAAGCCACACTCCGACCTGGATTTACTGGTATTCTATGAAGACATTCATTCACATTACCGTAAGCTATACCATTTTGAAGGGCAGAAAATAGAAGCGATGGTTCATCGGATCAGCCAGTCCAGAGATAACATGGCGTACGACAGAAAAAGAAGAAATAAGGCATTCCTGGACCTGATCGTAAAAGGAGTGATCATTAAAGATACGGATCAGGTGATTGCCAGCCTTCAAACTGAAGCAGGTGAAATTTACGATCAGGGGCCTCTTCCCTATACCCCTTATGAAAAAGCGCTTTATCACTACATTATCAATAACCGGCTGGAAGATTTTGTAGATAATGACGACTATCATGAAAGCTATTTTATCCTGTCAAACTTATTTTATTTTCTTACCAAAGTCATGCTGATCATCAATGGACAGTGGACCAATAAGGGGCAGGGCAAGTGGCAGTTCAGGGCTGTAGAGGAGTACGATAAGCAGCTGGGAGAGCAGCTCAAAAAAGCCATAGACGATTTCTGTCAGCACCAGCGAAAAGATAAAGTCATCACCCTCACGAAAAATGTACTATTGCAGCTTGATGACAGAGCAGCAGCCTATGAGGCAGGGATACCTCCGCAATATAATAAGGTGAAAAAGTGGTTCATGGTAGACATGTACTATGCCGAACCGCAGGAAGAAATGCTTATTGAATTGATCAAGCCATCCATTGAAAACCTCAGCGAGATGGGCTGGGCAGAAAATGTCTTTTTCACGCGCAACTACAAGAATGGTGCTCATATCAGCCTTTACCTGGTGACAGACAAAACTATTTTTGAGGAACATATTCTTCCCTATATAGAAAATACTTTTGGTAGCTACCTATCCATGAACCCTTCGCTGAGGGTTACTCCCGATCTGTACAAGCGCCTTCCCAAGAAGTTTCAGCTTTTCCCCAATAATTCATTTCAGTACTATGAGTTTGAAGTAGAGCTGATGAAATACATGGGGTCAGAAGGGTTAAAATTTTTAGAGGAGCAGTTTCATTCCTCATCAAAATTTGTGCTTGACCTGATCTCTCAAAAGCCAGGAATTAACTACAATGAAAAGCTGGGCGAGGTAATAAAAATTAACTGGCTGGTATTGCACACCCTTGGGCTGAGTCTGCAGGAAATCAACTTATTCTGTGAAAACTACTGGAAAGATTGGGGAGCTTATCAGTTCTCGACTATACCGGGTCCTTTTATCTTCAACGATAAGGTCAGCCCTATGCCCTTATTAAAGCAGGAAGTGGAGGATAAACTGTACCAGAAGTTTGAGGATAAGTTTGAGCAGCAACAAGAGCAAATGCTTGGCTTTCTGGGGAGCCTGTGGGAGAAATCCGAAACGGAAGGGCAACGTAACTTGGAAGAAGCCTTAGCAACTTACCTTGGTGAACTGAAAATGAGCAGGGAGAAAATCACCCTCTTCCATACCGAAGAAAAACTGTTTCTGCCCGATCCCATTCAGGATGAATCAAGTGAAGTGAAGATACTGGAGCGATACCCCTTATGGTTCTTTTATAAAGAAATCATTCATGCTACGAATAACCGGCTGGGTGTATTGCACGAAAATGAAAGATACCTCATGTTTCTGTTGCAGGCTTGCGCGCAACATCTGAGCCTTAAGCTGCAGGAAGAGCAGGTTCAGCTATAG
- a CDS encoding lantibiotic dehydratase C-terminal domain-containing protein — protein MYQTKNIDQIALNATNSRFPDSDGLLICGSAVNGSFNERSDIDLLIFYDRIQSSYREVFTYAGYEIEAMVYPTHTFLNEIVAEGEKRKNALKELCLKSKILKDTEGHLARIRCEVKKIYQAGPAPLSDSELQKQRYVITNRLDDFMTSESFAISCFILNDLLTNLLDFILITHGKWPYKGSGKWQIKALQQYDEDIYHTLISAMEGFYQQADKEAIATLVHEQLSYSGGRLKSGFKNGVPPELNQSRKWFSIEIYYASDQNRLITEAVPPFVQFLRQKNWVERCFFNRYTENGPHLSLFLITEEETFDTLIKPFANQCFEAYFKKAPSVRVTPAWVADLPKEQQWFPDNSLQYQRKEILPALFGGNAATKLMEDLFDFSSSRIGRLIQQDSGWSERKAMGAALKLALLSFHALAIDTDKLKVSAWFQLQELIPYACGATVNAQTGKNFIEKMEANYQHTAPNTKATIQSIWQKLQEHEFTGELESEWHHKMNGFTQNISALNQQEQLLLSEVSPNWHIEMDKFTQYSFMNYKHITHMLNNQLGLRYADECYLFYIIHQCANTIST, from the coding sequence ATGTATCAGACAAAAAATATAGACCAGATAGCACTGAACGCTACAAATTCCAGGTTTCCGGATAGTGATGGGCTACTCATATGTGGTAGTGCGGTAAACGGTAGTTTTAATGAGCGCTCAGATATAGACCTGCTGATCTTTTATGACCGCATTCAGTCCAGTTATCGGGAGGTGTTCACCTATGCAGGTTACGAAATTGAGGCTATGGTATATCCTACACATACTTTTTTGAATGAAATAGTAGCTGAAGGAGAAAAAAGGAAAAACGCCCTGAAAGAATTATGTCTGAAAAGCAAAATACTGAAAGATACCGAGGGGCATTTAGCCAGGATAAGATGCGAAGTAAAAAAAATATACCAAGCGGGCCCCGCTCCATTATCGGATAGTGAGCTTCAAAAGCAAAGGTATGTGATCACCAATCGCCTGGATGATTTTATGACCTCAGAAAGCTTCGCGATAAGCTGCTTTATCCTGAACGACCTGCTCACTAATCTGTTAGACTTTATCCTGATCACCCACGGCAAATGGCCGTATAAAGGTAGCGGAAAATGGCAAATCAAAGCACTACAGCAATACGATGAAGATATTTATCACACATTGATATCAGCCATGGAAGGGTTTTATCAGCAAGCCGATAAAGAAGCCATTGCTACGCTTGTCCATGAGCAGCTTAGCTATAGTGGCGGACGCCTCAAGAGTGGGTTTAAAAATGGCGTACCTCCCGAGTTGAACCAGAGCAGGAAATGGTTTTCAATTGAAATTTACTACGCAAGCGACCAGAACAGGCTGATCACAGAAGCCGTGCCCCCCTTTGTTCAGTTTCTGCGGCAAAAAAACTGGGTGGAGCGATGCTTCTTTAACCGTTATACTGAAAACGGCCCGCACCTCAGCCTCTTTCTGATCACTGAAGAAGAAACATTTGATACACTTATCAAACCCTTCGCGAATCAGTGTTTTGAGGCTTATTTCAAAAAGGCACCTTCAGTAAGAGTAACGCCCGCATGGGTAGCGGATCTTCCTAAGGAGCAGCAGTGGTTTCCTGATAATAGCCTGCAATACCAGCGTAAAGAGATCTTACCCGCATTGTTCGGTGGAAACGCGGCCACCAAACTGATGGAAGATTTGTTTGATTTTTCCTCATCGCGGATAGGCAGGCTCATTCAGCAGGACTCAGGCTGGTCAGAGCGCAAAGCCATGGGAGCAGCGCTGAAGCTGGCACTGCTTAGTTTTCATGCCCTTGCTATTGATACAGATAAGCTGAAGGTTTCTGCCTGGTTTCAGCTACAGGAGCTGATTCCCTATGCCTGCGGTGCTACAGTCAACGCACAGACAGGGAAAAACTTTATCGAAAAAATGGAGGCTAATTATCAGCACACTGCGCCTAATACCAAAGCTACAATTCAGAGCATATGGCAGAAATTGCAGGAGCATGAATTTACCGGAGAGCTAGAGTCTGAATGGCATCATAAAATGAATGGCTTTACGCAAAACATTTCAGCGTTAAATCAGCAGGAGCAGCTCCTGCTATCGGAGGTAAGTCCCAACTGGCATATTGAGATGGATAAGTTCACCCAGTACAGCTTTATGAATTATAAGCATATCACCCACATGCTCAACAATCAGCTCGGCCTCAGGTATGCTGATGAGTGCTATCTGTTCTACATCATTCACCAATGCGCAAATACTATTTCAACCTAA
- a CDS encoding pinensin family lanthipeptide has product MTNEKINLEELQVESFVTSLSPEEQAAQKGGTSVPCVSAVSATVASATAVSALSYDITKDSSWWNCKEDDQYAGG; this is encoded by the coding sequence ATGACAAACGAGAAAATCAATTTGGAAGAGCTCCAGGTAGAAAGCTTCGTGACTTCTTTGAGCCCTGAGGAGCAGGCTGCCCAAAAAGGAGGAACATCAGTGCCTTGTGTGTCTGCTGTATCAGCTACTGTTGCCTCTGCAACCGCAGTTAGTGCCCTCTCATACGATATCACCAAAGATTCAAGCTGGTGGAATTGCAAAGAGGATGATCAGTACGCAGGAGGTTGA